One genomic segment of Mycolicibacterium psychrotolerans includes these proteins:
- a CDS encoding APC family permease yields MTQTSTPGSPADDFYSFHDHDDAAHLHALGYKSEFKRDMSPWANFSLGFTYLSPVVGVYTLFAFALATGGPPMIWSFLIVGLGQLLVAFTFSEIVAQFPVAGGVYPWARRLWGRRYAWMTGWVYMVALLVTIASVVYGAGPYIAATLGIDATVNNTIGFALALLMLATVINFMGTKVLAKAAIIGFTAELVGALVVGVWLLVGHRHHNLGVLFDSFGAGGDGTYLWAFAAAALIGIYQYYGFEACGDVAEEVPDPGRLIPKAMRRTIYVGGAAATFVCLALVLSVTDIPGVISGENTDPVSSVLNEAFGPVGSKAILAIVLISFLSCAMSLQAAASRLAYSYGRDGMIMGSALLKKFSATRHVPPYALLIAAVVPAVIVVGSKFSTDAITKIISFAAFGIYLGFQMVVLAALRARLKGWIPSGKYTMGKWGLAVNVAALLYGVTAMVNMAWPRTPDAPWYDNWIVALSAAVVVGIGLVYMVVHPLHDRSTGPYADAIPAAKP; encoded by the coding sequence ATGACACAGACGAGCACACCAGGCAGCCCCGCTGACGACTTCTATTCCTTCCACGATCACGACGACGCCGCGCACCTGCACGCGCTCGGCTACAAGTCGGAGTTCAAGAGGGACATGAGCCCGTGGGCGAACTTCTCGCTCGGTTTCACCTACCTGTCCCCCGTCGTCGGGGTGTACACCTTGTTCGCCTTCGCGCTCGCCACCGGCGGTCCGCCGATGATCTGGAGCTTCCTGATCGTCGGTCTGGGGCAGTTGCTGGTCGCCTTCACCTTCAGCGAGATCGTCGCGCAGTTTCCAGTCGCCGGCGGGGTCTATCCGTGGGCGCGACGGTTGTGGGGACGTCGATACGCCTGGATGACCGGCTGGGTGTACATGGTGGCGCTACTGGTCACCATCGCGTCAGTGGTCTACGGCGCGGGGCCCTACATCGCGGCCACGCTCGGCATCGACGCCACGGTGAACAACACCATCGGCTTCGCCCTCGCGCTGCTCATGCTGGCGACGGTCATCAACTTCATGGGCACGAAAGTCCTTGCCAAGGCAGCGATCATCGGCTTCACCGCCGAGCTCGTCGGCGCCCTGGTCGTCGGGGTGTGGCTGCTGGTCGGACACCGGCACCACAATCTCGGCGTGCTCTTCGACAGCTTCGGCGCCGGCGGCGACGGCACCTACCTGTGGGCGTTCGCGGCCGCGGCACTGATCGGCATCTATCAGTACTACGGCTTCGAGGCGTGCGGCGACGTCGCCGAGGAGGTGCCCGATCCTGGCCGGCTCATCCCGAAGGCGATGCGCCGCACCATCTACGTCGGTGGCGCCGCAGCGACATTCGTCTGCCTGGCCCTGGTGCTGTCCGTCACCGACATCCCGGGCGTCATCTCGGGCGAGAACACCGACCCCGTCAGCTCCGTGTTGAACGAGGCCTTCGGTCCGGTCGGGTCCAAGGCGATTCTGGCCATCGTGCTGATCTCGTTCCTGTCCTGCGCGATGAGCCTGCAGGCCGCCGCGAGCCGCCTGGCGTACTCCTACGGTCGCGACGGCATGATCATGGGAAGTGCGCTGCTGAAGAAGTTTTCGGCGACCCGCCACGTGCCGCCGTACGCGCTGCTCATCGCAGCCGTGGTGCCCGCCGTGATCGTGGTGGGCTCGAAGTTCTCGACAGACGCCATCACCAAGATCATCAGCTTCGCCGCCTTCGGCATCTATCTCGGGTTCCAGATGGTGGTGCTGGCCGCACTTCGCGCCCGCCTGAAGGGATGGATCCCGAGCGGCAAGTACACGATGGGCAAGTGGGGACTGGCGGTCAACGTCGCGGCGCTTCTCTACGGCGTCACCGCCATGGTGAACATGGCGTGGCCGAGGACGCCGGACGCGCCGTGGTACGACAACTGGATCGTCGCGCTGTCGGCAGCCGTTGTCGTCGGTATCGGCTTGGTGTACATGGTCGTTCATCCGCTGCACGACCGCAGCACCGGCCCCTACGCCGACGCCATCCCCGCCGCGAAACCCTGA
- a CDS encoding ferredoxin, which yields MRITVDRNLCQDHGQCTIAAPNVFSLNDDGKLEYDPHPDDAERAAVEEAVDVCPAQAISFAYSVTEVNR from the coding sequence ATGCGTATCACCGTCGACCGCAACCTCTGTCAGGACCACGGCCAGTGCACCATCGCCGCACCTAACGTGTTCTCTCTCAACGACGACGGGAAGCTCGAGTACGACCCCCATCCTGACGACGCGGAGCGAGCCGCCGTCGAGGAGGCGGTCGACGTCTGCCCGGCCCAGGCAATCTCCTTCGCGTACTCCGTCACCGAGGTGAACCGATGA
- a CDS encoding gamma-glutamyl-gamma-aminobutyrate hydrolase family protein, whose amino-acid sequence MTDRVQLRDVIPASPAPEQPRAHVCVLASLNFPDISPADAALIRRFTRVALTTLHELGASHDVWDTTAPLEDASRAAEFDGLLLLGGGDIDGSCYGAVTPHLKAYGVDLRADRDALTAIAAAEAADRPILGICRGSQLLNVARGGTIIGDIVDYTLHHGAPGEPEFVDEPIELVPGTRLATILSAQRVIGRSGHHQAVDRLGTGLVVAARALDGIVEAVEDPHRWYLGVQWHPEDDDGPEADRNALFTAFVDAAERVRREKLAAAAAGE is encoded by the coding sequence ATGACCGACCGGGTCCAGCTGCGCGATGTCATTCCGGCGTCGCCCGCTCCCGAGCAGCCCCGTGCCCACGTCTGCGTTCTCGCCTCACTGAACTTCCCGGACATCAGCCCGGCGGATGCCGCGCTGATCCGGCGGTTCACCCGCGTGGCGCTGACCACGCTGCACGAGCTCGGCGCGTCACACGACGTGTGGGACACGACGGCCCCCCTCGAAGACGCCTCCCGCGCAGCCGAATTCGACGGCCTGCTTCTCCTCGGCGGCGGGGACATCGATGGATCCTGCTACGGCGCCGTCACGCCCCATTTGAAGGCCTACGGCGTCGACCTCCGCGCTGACCGGGATGCGCTCACCGCGATCGCGGCCGCCGAGGCCGCCGACCGCCCGATTCTCGGCATCTGTCGGGGCTCGCAGTTACTCAACGTCGCGCGCGGCGGCACGATCATCGGGGACATCGTCGACTACACCCTGCATCACGGAGCGCCCGGCGAACCGGAGTTCGTCGACGAGCCGATCGAACTCGTTCCAGGGACCAGGCTGGCCACGATCCTCAGCGCGCAGCGCGTCATCGGACGGTCCGGCCATCACCAGGCGGTGGACCGACTGGGTACCGGTCTCGTCGTCGCGGCGCGGGCGTTGGACGGCATCGTCGAGGCGGTCGAGGATCCGCACCGGTGGTATCTGGGGGTGCAGTGGCATCCGGAGGACGATGACGGCCCGGAGGCCGATCGGAATGCGCTGTTCACCGCGTTCGTGGATGCAGCCGAACGGGTGCGACGCGAGAAGCTGGCCGCGGCCGCCGCCGGAGAGTAA
- a CDS encoding glutamine synthetase family protein, whose product MTTTPLDAHRQLNATSPDLTEAQEIIDDRGVEFVYFQAITITGRVVGKVVPARHFARLAVKGVQQHQTAVANLQSTREGDLMAGGVHAPEYTAVPDLDTFAVLPWDTSFARVFCRLYEPDHLVDRAGTEFACDSRGLLHRMHAGFSDRTGLQLRTGCEPEMTWQGEGLEAQFRPGSSPAYHIEHLERNRPIVKKVVQYAQALGLDMVEGDYEDEFQVELNFMFDRADLTADRLTTYRQICKQVARELGIHASFMPKPATGMMGNGCHHNFSLWRDDEVNVLVDQGVTELHLSDVGRHALGGLLAHSAGAMLVNGSTVNSYKRYWDAGQFAPSRINWGLDNKTCTVRLSANGRLEYKLPDAAVNPYLSHAVILAACEDGMKNAIDPGAPTRGSSYDTVQDERFPALPLTLGEAIDAFRTDDVLTQALGPELSALLVDFHADEWARFCGYVTDWERQMYWNDAP is encoded by the coding sequence ATGACGACCACACCGCTCGACGCGCACCGGCAGCTCAATGCGACGAGCCCCGACTTGACCGAGGCGCAGGAGATCATCGACGACCGCGGAGTGGAATTCGTCTACTTCCAGGCCATCACGATCACCGGACGTGTCGTCGGCAAAGTAGTGCCGGCCCGGCACTTCGCACGGCTGGCCGTCAAGGGGGTGCAGCAGCACCAGACCGCGGTCGCCAATCTGCAGAGCACCCGCGAAGGCGATCTGATGGCGGGCGGAGTGCACGCGCCTGAGTACACCGCAGTTCCGGATCTGGACACCTTCGCCGTTCTGCCGTGGGACACCAGCTTCGCCCGGGTCTTCTGCCGGCTCTACGAACCCGACCACCTCGTCGACCGGGCCGGCACCGAATTCGCCTGCGACAGTCGAGGATTGCTGCACCGTATGCATGCCGGGTTCTCCGACCGGACCGGGTTGCAGTTGCGCACCGGGTGTGAACCGGAGATGACCTGGCAGGGCGAGGGGCTGGAAGCGCAGTTCCGGCCCGGCTCCAGCCCGGCCTACCACATCGAACACCTGGAACGAAACCGCCCGATCGTCAAGAAGGTCGTCCAGTACGCGCAGGCGTTGGGCCTGGACATGGTCGAAGGTGATTACGAGGACGAGTTCCAGGTCGAGCTGAACTTCATGTTCGACCGAGCCGATCTGACCGCCGACCGGCTCACCACCTACCGGCAGATCTGCAAACAGGTTGCCCGCGAACTGGGTATCCACGCGAGCTTCATGCCCAAACCCGCCACCGGGATGATGGGTAACGGCTGCCATCACAACTTCAGTCTGTGGCGGGACGACGAGGTCAACGTGCTGGTCGACCAAGGCGTGACCGAACTGCACCTGTCCGATGTCGGACGGCACGCCCTCGGTGGTCTGCTGGCGCACTCGGCGGGCGCGATGCTGGTGAACGGGTCCACGGTGAACTCCTACAAGCGCTACTGGGACGCAGGACAATTCGCGCCGTCGCGAATCAACTGGGGACTCGACAACAAGACCTGCACGGTCCGGCTTTCGGCGAACGGGCGCCTCGAGTACAAGCTGCCCGATGCCGCGGTCAACCCCTACCTGTCTCACGCGGTGATCCTGGCGGCTTGTGAAGACGGCATGAAGAATGCGATCGATCCCGGCGCGCCAACACGCGGATCGTCCTACGACACGGTGCAGGACGAGCGGTTCCCAGCCCTGCCGCTCACGCTGGGCGAGGCGATCGACGCCTTCCGCACCGACGACGTGCTGACCCAGGCGCTCGGCCCGGAGTTGTCGGCGCTGCTCGTCGACTTCCACGCCGACGAATGGGCCCGCTTCTGCGGCTACGTCACCGACTGGGAGCGTCAGATGTACTGGAACGACGCACCGTGA
- a CDS encoding gamma-glutamyl-gamma-aminobutyrate hydrolase family protein, translating into MTRPLVAVPGRRAPHVPILRFSATLVAEAICEAVWAAGGEPVTLHGPAADPGAELPGRLAHFDGVLLPGGADVEPERYGADPDARTHDTVAFQDEFDLAVTRAVLELDLPALAICRGMQILNVALGGTLVQHVEETDTVHHNAIHPVSVSAGSRLHAIVGTETIDVSSYHHQALARLAPELTATAVASDGVIEAAEHRRADIIAVQWHPEDRHATSSTDAALFADLVDRARKRKDSR; encoded by the coding sequence GTGACGCGACCGTTGGTGGCGGTGCCCGGCCGCCGCGCCCCGCACGTGCCGATTCTGCGTTTCTCGGCGACGCTGGTCGCCGAGGCGATCTGTGAGGCGGTGTGGGCTGCCGGAGGGGAGCCGGTGACCCTGCACGGTCCCGCCGCTGACCCGGGCGCTGAATTACCCGGCCGCTTGGCACATTTCGACGGGGTGCTGCTGCCCGGCGGTGCCGACGTGGAGCCGGAACGCTACGGTGCCGACCCCGACGCGCGCACTCACGACACGGTGGCCTTCCAGGACGAGTTCGATCTGGCCGTGACCCGTGCGGTACTCGAACTGGACCTGCCGGCGCTGGCCATCTGCCGGGGGATGCAGATTCTCAACGTCGCGTTGGGCGGCACCCTGGTCCAGCACGTCGAGGAGACCGACACGGTGCACCACAACGCCATTCACCCGGTGTCGGTGAGCGCCGGGTCCCGCCTGCACGCGATCGTGGGTACTGAGACCATCGACGTGTCGTCCTATCATCACCAGGCGCTGGCGCGACTGGCGCCCGAGCTGACCGCCACGGCCGTCGCCTCGGACGGCGTCATCGAGGCGGCCGAGCACCGGCGCGCCGACATCATCGCCGTCCAATGGCATCCGGAGGACCGCCACGCCACTTCCAGCACGGATGCGGCCCTGTTCGCCGATCTCGTCGACCGGGCACGTAAACGAAAGGACTCTCGATGA
- a CDS encoding cytochrome P450, translated as MSPVTFSSPPAFDVADPEFSITSQQVHDARERSWYATTPYGIAVLRYEQMNALLKSRKLRQGSVAWPAHNGVTEGPFAEWFASWILNKEGEEHHRLRRLMNPAFSPKLLTALVPRFQALANELVDDFSEPDRCEFVSEFAEPYAARVIAIMLGIPEEHWKVIATESATIGLALGVTLRQDLPKIEAALQRLYAYCDELIADRRAHPRDDFVTALVNASRPEDGRLSDTELREAMVLLIFGGFDTTRNQLGLAMQTFIAHPDQWRLLAERPDLGGKAVEEVMRVNPTVRWVTREVLEDFEFEGVEFTAGTTVHLYSESAGTDPRVFGPGFDITAERKPHFGFGGGVHHCLGHFVARSDMSEALPLLARRLRDPHELPGATWLPDSGNTGPISLPIGFTPAQ; from the coding sequence ATGTCGCCGGTCACCTTCAGTTCCCCTCCGGCGTTCGACGTCGCCGATCCGGAGTTCTCGATCACCTCGCAACAGGTCCACGACGCCCGCGAGCGCAGCTGGTATGCGACCACCCCGTACGGGATCGCCGTCCTGCGCTACGAGCAGATGAACGCACTGCTGAAGAGTCGCAAGCTGCGACAGGGCAGCGTCGCGTGGCCTGCGCACAACGGCGTGACCGAAGGCCCGTTCGCCGAGTGGTTCGCCAGCTGGATCCTCAACAAGGAGGGCGAGGAGCACCACCGGCTGCGCCGGCTGATGAACCCGGCCTTCTCGCCGAAGCTCCTGACCGCGCTCGTGCCGAGGTTCCAGGCCCTGGCCAACGAACTCGTCGACGACTTCTCCGAGCCGGACCGGTGCGAGTTCGTCTCGGAATTCGCCGAACCGTACGCCGCCCGGGTCATCGCGATCATGCTGGGAATCCCCGAAGAACACTGGAAGGTCATCGCCACGGAGTCGGCGACCATCGGACTGGCCCTTGGCGTGACACTGCGTCAGGATCTTCCCAAGATAGAGGCCGCCCTGCAGCGGCTGTATGCCTATTGCGATGAGTTGATCGCCGATCGCCGCGCTCACCCACGCGACGATTTCGTCACCGCGCTCGTCAACGCCTCCCGCCCGGAAGACGGAAGGCTGTCCGACACCGAGCTTCGAGAAGCCATGGTGCTGCTGATCTTCGGCGGTTTCGACACCACCCGCAACCAGCTCGGCCTGGCCATGCAGACCTTCATCGCCCATCCCGATCAGTGGCGGCTGCTCGCCGAGCGGCCCGACCTCGGCGGGAAGGCGGTCGAGGAGGTCATGCGGGTCAACCCCACCGTGCGCTGGGTCACCCGCGAGGTCCTCGAGGACTTCGAATTCGAAGGCGTCGAGTTCACCGCCGGCACCACCGTGCACCTCTACAGCGAGTCGGCGGGCACCGATCCCCGCGTCTTCGGACCCGGTTTCGACATCACCGCGGAACGTAAGCCGCACTTCGGCTTCGGCGGTGGGGTGCACCACTGCCTCGGCCACTTCGTGGCGCGCTCGGATATGAGCGAGGCGCTGCCCCTCCTGGCTCGCCGGCTGCGTGATCCGCACGAGTTGCCCGGCGCTACGTGGCTTCCCGATTCGGGAAACACCGGACCGATCAGCCTGCCCATCGGGTTCACGCCCGCCCAATAA
- a CDS encoding ABC transporter substrate-binding protein: MTGLPSDPLRLACLDAEAPPLFSLWTPERGRQGYEPAVAEALGAQLGRPVEWVRVPWVDMIPAVQRGDADAVLCGQGITADRQAQVDFTRPYAVFHEGVLIRRGDDIHRPADLVGRKVAAIENSTNMALAETFTGAVPVPFGAGSDDVYADMLAALLAKDVDAVVDDDVVFVPLGATHPDYELAFTVQTANKWGIAVAKDRQDTLAEIDGALGRLVDSGHLREVWEEWLPTLDYPFGK; this comes from the coding sequence GTGACCGGGTTGCCTTCTGATCCGCTGCGCCTGGCCTGTCTGGACGCCGAAGCGCCCCCGCTGTTCTCGCTCTGGACTCCGGAGCGCGGCAGGCAGGGCTACGAACCCGCGGTCGCCGAAGCGCTGGGCGCGCAACTCGGCCGGCCCGTCGAATGGGTGCGGGTGCCCTGGGTCGACATGATCCCCGCGGTACAGCGGGGTGATGCCGACGCGGTGCTGTGCGGCCAGGGCATCACCGCCGATCGGCAGGCCCAGGTCGACTTCACCCGGCCCTACGCCGTGTTCCACGAGGGTGTGCTGATCCGGCGAGGCGACGACATCCACCGTCCGGCCGACCTGGTCGGCCGCAAAGTCGCCGCGATCGAGAACAGCACGAACATGGCGCTGGCCGAGACCTTCACCGGCGCGGTGCCGGTGCCCTTCGGCGCCGGATCCGACGACGTGTACGCCGATATGCTGGCCGCGCTGCTCGCCAAGGACGTCGACGCCGTCGTCGACGACGACGTGGTGTTCGTTCCGCTGGGTGCCACGCACCCCGACTACGAACTCGCATTCACCGTGCAGACCGCTAACAAGTGGGGGATCGCGGTGGCCAAAGACCGGCAGGACACCCTGGCCGAGATCGATGGCGCACTTGGCCGGCTCGTCGACTCCGGCCACCTGCGCGAGGTGTGGGAGGAGTGGTTGCCGACCCTCGACTATCCGTTCGGGAAGTGA
- a CDS encoding TIGR03617 family F420-dependent LLM class oxidoreductase has protein sequence MTALFGPVGAIERATALRDAGASGVFTFEGPHDVFSPLTLAATVGGLDLMTNVAIAFPRNPIHLAHQAVDHQLLSGGRFTLGLGTQIRTQIEKRFGAEFAHPVERMRDLVGALRAIFAAWSTGERLDYRGEYYRHTLMTPTFSPREKFAPIPIYVGALGPRLTRMAAEVADGLLVMPFGSKRFLTEVTMPNVDAGLAAAGRGRADLAIVPEIIVSVADSDPDHASARRLLAFYGSTPAYRPVLDVHGWGDLQPELHALSKQGRWAAMGGLIDDDVLHTIAACGTPADVAAHIRDRVAGVSDRICLYQPGPIPVDSLSEIVDALAGGA, from the coding sequence ATGACGGCGTTGTTCGGTCCCGTCGGCGCGATCGAGCGGGCGACGGCCCTGCGCGACGCGGGCGCGAGCGGGGTGTTCACCTTCGAGGGGCCCCACGACGTGTTCTCGCCGCTGACCCTGGCCGCCACGGTCGGCGGGCTGGATCTGATGACCAACGTCGCGATCGCGTTTCCGCGCAACCCGATCCACCTGGCCCACCAGGCCGTCGACCACCAGCTGCTCTCCGGGGGGCGCTTCACGCTGGGTCTGGGCACGCAGATCCGCACCCAGATCGAGAAGCGCTTCGGCGCGGAATTCGCGCACCCGGTGGAGCGGATGCGCGACCTCGTCGGTGCGTTGCGCGCGATCTTCGCCGCGTGGAGCACAGGGGAGCGGTTGGACTATCGCGGCGAGTACTACCGGCATACGCTGATGACGCCGACCTTCAGCCCCCGCGAGAAGTTCGCGCCGATTCCGATCTACGTCGGCGCGCTGGGCCCGCGCCTGACGCGGATGGCCGCCGAGGTCGCCGACGGGCTGCTGGTGATGCCGTTCGGGTCGAAGCGCTTCCTCACCGAGGTGACCATGCCCAACGTAGACGCCGGCCTGGCCGCGGCCGGGCGCGGCCGCGCGGATCTGGCGATCGTCCCCGAGATCATCGTGTCGGTCGCCGATTCCGATCCCGACCATGCGTCGGCCCGGCGGCTTCTGGCGTTCTACGGCTCCACCCCCGCCTATCGGCCCGTGCTCGACGTGCACGGCTGGGGGGACCTGCAACCGGAACTGCACGCGCTGTCCAAGCAGGGCCGGTGGGCCGCGATGGGCGGGCTGATCGACGACGACGTCCTGCACACGATCGCCGCGTGTGGCACCCCCGCCGACGTGGCCGCGCACATCCGCGACCGGGTGGCCGGCGTGTCGGACCGGATCTGCCTCTACCAGCCCGGGCCGATCCCGGTCGATTCGTTGAGCGAGATCGTCGACGCGCTGGCAGGCGGCGCCTGA
- a CDS encoding cache domain-containing protein — translation MTSDSLANRLAEQASLTLEPVYALLARVADEVLRSRPPHQALTEAHFSNLQRLLAELLESERSIVWGMGFVAAPFVVEGRERYMAWWQRVNDRATRLRLNFDPTSIDVYDYLQMDWYRLAQRGDPRVAYGPYVDYSGSDMYTITAAIPIVVDGAFLGLVGADLVVGEVEHRLLEVLRQTSEDVVVVNAERRVIAANTPRWIVGSRLGALPSAGPQSDPAAFKDVADMPLGNGWALAIAWPVEPT, via the coding sequence ATGACATCCGATTCACTCGCGAACCGCCTGGCCGAGCAGGCTTCGCTGACACTCGAGCCGGTCTATGCGTTGCTCGCCCGCGTCGCCGACGAAGTCCTGCGCAGCCGGCCGCCCCACCAGGCTCTGACCGAGGCGCACTTCAGCAACCTGCAACGGCTGCTGGCCGAGCTTCTGGAAAGCGAACGCAGCATCGTCTGGGGCATGGGTTTCGTCGCCGCGCCGTTCGTCGTCGAGGGGCGGGAGCGCTACATGGCCTGGTGGCAGCGTGTCAACGACCGGGCGACGCGGCTGCGCCTCAACTTCGATCCGACCAGCATCGACGTCTACGACTACCTGCAGATGGACTGGTATCGACTCGCTCAACGCGGGGACCCGCGGGTGGCCTACGGTCCGTACGTCGACTACAGCGGCTCCGACATGTACACGATCACCGCCGCGATCCCGATCGTCGTCGACGGCGCGTTCCTCGGTCTGGTGGGGGCCGACCTGGTGGTCGGAGAGGTCGAGCACCGGCTCTTGGAGGTGCTGCGCCAGACCTCCGAGGATGTCGTGGTGGTCAACGCCGAGCGCCGGGTGATCGCAGCCAACACGCCGAGATGGATCGTGGGGTCCCGGCTCGGCGCGCTGCCGTCGGCAGGGCCCCAATCGGATCCGGCGGCGTTCAAGGACGTCGCCGACATGCCGCTCGGCAACGGGTGGGCCCTGGCGATCGCCTGGCCCGTGGAACCCACCTGA
- a CDS encoding FadR/GntR family transcriptional regulator encodes MSSLSPLVAAEAPMGRADEIVQRITEAIHLGLLDDGERLPVEVDLAAQFGVAPMTVREALATLREQELIETRRGRSGGSFVRRPAGPPIDRLTARLAAMSASDLRDLFDEHTAIAGQAARLAAERAAPYVVRRLFAFTDQLGVAATLGDRIRADSRFHIEVAVASQSARLARREANLQAEVAGLIWLPIGPTIDVAAYVDEKHAIAAAVAAENPQEARRLAEGHVMGQLARLTAVNLDLSTGGPGS; translated from the coding sequence TTGTCGTCGTTGTCGCCGCTCGTTGCCGCCGAAGCCCCGATGGGCCGCGCGGACGAAATCGTGCAGCGCATCACCGAGGCCATACACCTCGGACTCCTCGACGACGGGGAGCGGCTGCCCGTCGAGGTGGATCTCGCCGCCCAGTTCGGGGTGGCACCGATGACCGTGCGCGAGGCACTGGCCACGCTGCGTGAACAGGAGCTGATCGAGACGAGGCGCGGCCGCAGCGGGGGCTCCTTCGTGCGCAGGCCTGCGGGTCCACCGATCGACCGGCTCACCGCGCGGCTTGCCGCCATGAGTGCCTCGGACCTGCGCGATCTGTTCGACGAGCACACCGCCATCGCCGGCCAGGCGGCACGGCTGGCCGCCGAGCGGGCCGCGCCCTACGTGGTTCGCAGGCTCTTCGCCTTCACCGACCAACTCGGTGTCGCGGCGACGCTGGGCGACCGGATCCGGGCGGACAGCCGCTTCCACATCGAGGTGGCTGTGGCCTCCCAGTCCGCCCGGCTGGCACGCCGCGAGGCGAACCTCCAGGCCGAGGTCGCGGGGCTGATCTGGTTGCCGATCGGGCCGACGATCGACGTCGCCGCCTATGTCGACGAGAAGCACGCCATCGCCGCGGCGGTGGCCGCCGAGAACCCGCAGGAGGCCCGGCGGTTGGCCGAAGGCCACGTGATGGGACAACTCGCCCGCCTGACCGCGGTCAACCTGGATCTCTCGACCGGAGGGCCCGGCTCATGA
- a CDS encoding PucR family transcriptional regulator codes for MAITARELAQAEGLGLSLIAGAAAADRDITWAHPIELADPTPYLSGGELVMTTGINIGIDEQTQFDYVARLAAAGTAALAVDTGTTLTEVPAGVRAAGNELGVPVLEVPPSTPFIAITRMVIDALKADELRAVQRVVDGQEVLARATLRGGIPGVVEALAERLEGTVLVVGTDGTVLAAAGTEQDRLFAVLADGAQSPAARRGGAYVTGDADGYVTVQNLRAAQPLRGRLAVRTGVPMSNAERLLVAHAVSLISIALEKPAGVAEAEQRLRTAVTRGVLRGSGLVDDGVLRYFGFEPHADVVVALLHDVGPMLTAEQDLGRLLAAAGPYLMTPVGEGIVIVVPGAERRRIDSLASGPAHPPTGGVSDAVSVDDIPVGLEQARIAAQAHPGRLAAFAELGTFGVLLGGRSAAELRVLAAPLTPLEAELVGTLEAYLRRNGHLEAAATDLRIHRHTMRHRMRRIAALLADDVDAVDTRVRLWLAIRARQLLSERQPSALPPNGGGLSR; via the coding sequence GTGGCGATCACCGCGCGGGAGCTGGCTCAGGCCGAGGGCCTCGGCCTGTCCCTGATCGCCGGTGCGGCCGCCGCCGATCGCGACATCACGTGGGCGCACCCGATCGAATTGGCCGACCCCACCCCGTATCTGTCCGGCGGCGAGCTGGTGATGACCACCGGCATCAACATCGGCATCGACGAGCAGACGCAGTTCGATTACGTGGCGCGCCTGGCGGCGGCCGGCACGGCGGCCTTGGCCGTCGACACCGGAACCACACTGACCGAGGTGCCCGCCGGTGTGCGCGCCGCCGGGAACGAACTCGGCGTCCCGGTGCTCGAGGTACCGCCGTCCACGCCGTTCATCGCGATCACCCGGATGGTCATCGACGCGCTCAAGGCTGACGAGCTCCGCGCGGTGCAGCGCGTCGTCGATGGGCAGGAGGTGCTGGCCCGGGCGACGCTGCGCGGCGGCATCCCCGGGGTGGTCGAGGCGCTGGCCGAGAGGCTGGAAGGGACGGTGCTGGTCGTCGGCACCGATGGCACCGTGCTGGCGGCGGCCGGCACCGAGCAGGACCGGCTGTTCGCCGTGCTCGCCGACGGCGCGCAATCGCCGGCGGCGCGGCGAGGGGGCGCGTATGTCACCGGTGACGCCGACGGCTATGTCACCGTGCAGAATCTCCGCGCGGCACAACCCCTTCGGGGCCGGCTGGCCGTCCGGACGGGGGTGCCGATGTCGAACGCGGAGCGGTTACTCGTCGCGCACGCGGTGTCGCTGATCTCGATCGCGCTGGAGAAGCCCGCCGGCGTCGCCGAGGCGGAGCAACGTCTGCGCACGGCGGTGACGCGCGGGGTACTGCGTGGCTCCGGGCTCGTCGACGACGGCGTGCTGCGCTACTTCGGCTTCGAACCGCACGCCGATGTCGTGGTGGCGCTTCTCCATGATGTCGGACCGATGCTGACCGCCGAGCAGGATCTGGGGCGGCTCCTGGCGGCCGCCGGGCCCTATCTGATGACCCCGGTCGGCGAGGGGATCGTGATCGTGGTGCCCGGCGCCGAGCGACGGCGTATCGACAGTCTCGCGTCCGGGCCGGCGCACCCACCCACCGGCGGCGTGAGCGACGCCGTCAGCGTCGACGACATCCCGGTGGGCCTGGAACAGGCGCGGATCGCCGCACAGGCCCACCCCGGACGCTTGGCCGCGTTCGCCGAACTCGGCACCTTCGGGGTGCTTCTGGGCGGCCGTAGTGCCGCCGAATTACGCGTGCTGGCAGCACCTCTGACGCCGTTGGAGGCCGAACTGGTCGGGACGCTCGAAGCGTACCTGCGCCGCAACGGTCACCTCGAGGCCGCGGCCACCGACCTGCGCATCCATCGCCATACGATGCGCCACCGGATGCGCCGCATCGCCGCGCTGCTGGCCGATGACGTCGACGCCGTCGACACCCGGGTACGACTCTGGCTGGCGATCAGAGCCCGTCAGCTGCTCTCCGAGCGGCAACCGTCGGCGCTTCCGCCCAATGGGGGAGGGCTGAGTCGGTAG